ACAATATTTAATTTCATTGCTTGTTTTAAACGATGGCGGCATACCACTCTTGGCAAGGAGTTGACCTGGTAATAAATCAGACCAAACTCATTTTAGAGAAGTACTTAAAAATCTAAAGAAAGAGATAAAACTTAATCAAGAGGAGATTTACTATGTAGCAGATTCAGCTCTTTATTCAGAAATAAATGTAAAAGAGATAAATAAGGCTGATGTTAAGTTCATAACTCACGTTCCAGCAAGAATAAAAGAAGTAGAAATCCTAAAATCTATTTCTATTCACGCTCTGTTTTTATACTCAAGTACAACACTATAAAATTTATCCAATTCACCCTGATCTAGTTCAAGTGCCTTACTTAAAATGTCAGTAAGTATTTTTTTAATTGCTAAAAAATAATCTTTATTTAACATAGCTCCACTAACATGATCTGGACTAGTTTCTAACACAATGCGAACAACCCCTTTAAGATCATTTACTCCTCTTATTGTTTTATTAATTCCTGTTCCAAGAATTGATTCAAGGGCATGGTAAAAGCTGAAGGCCAGATTATATCTTGCACAGTCTTTAAATAGTTGATCTGGATCTACTCTTTCCCAAGCTGGAGGTTGAGGAGTAACACAATTTCTTACCTCAATGTCATCACCAGCTAATGAAGACTCAGTAACTTTTCTAAGTTCATTTGGATCAACAACTTCAGCTACGTTAGGATAGTGGCTCTGTATAGCTTGTAAAAATTGATTAACTTTTTCTAGTCTAACTGTAAGTGACATTGGAATCCTTTTAATTATAATTTTTTCTTTTTCTTTTGTAAATTCTTTAATAAAACAAGCCCAATAAAATTGTTTACTGCATGGGCAGTAATTGGAAGCCAAAGTGAACCAGAAAAAATAAATAACCATCCAAGTAAAAGACCAGAGCAAGTTGCCCAAACAGCATAAAACCAGTATTTCATTCCTGGAAGATGTAATAACCCGAAAGCTACGCTGGATAAAATAATTCCAATACTTGGAAGTAATAATCCTCTAAAAAGAATTTCTTCACAGAAGCTTGATGTTAAGGATAAAAGTAAAAAATCAATTAACATTAGATCCTTAAAAACAGGAGACAATACTTCATCAAATAATTCTGTAAGTACAGAAAACCTTTTTATTTTTCCAGCTAGTTTATAAACCAAATACCCAGCTAATGACAAACACACACCAGTCAAAGCACCTTCTAAGATTACTTTGGTACTAAAGTTGAAATAACGAATAGGATTACTTTTTGGTAAAACCCAAATCCAAACTATTGAGATAAGTAAAATAACCATTTGAGGAGTTATGGCTGACCAAAGTACCTTTTCTCTTTTGTAATTCATTTTTTAATAAATACCTTTTGAGGTTTAATAATACAACCTTTTGTCAATGAACCAATAGCAATCAATTTATTATTGTTATCCAGTAGAGACATTGCATGCAGTGTTTCTACATTGTTTAATAAATCAACCTTTATTGATTTGCCATGACAAACATCATCAATTTGTTTGGAATTTAAATATATGTGGGGAAAATTTAAAACCAACAATGGAGATATGAGATAATTAACCACATTTGAAACATTCACGGATTTTGGGTTTATGCTTTTATTAAATAAAAAACATTTGCCAACCTTTGTTCTTACAAGACTAGACAATGTAGCGTATGTATTTAATTGTTTTCCTAGATCTCTTGCAAAAGATCGGATGTATGTTCCATTAGAACAATGTATTTTTAATTTGATTTTATTTTTTACAAATGAAACAATTTCTATTGAATAAATCTCCACCTCTTTTTCTTCAATGTCGTCTAATGTGATTTTTTTTTCTCTTGCAAGGTCATATGCCCTACACCCATCAATTTTAATAGCAGAATATATAGGCGGCTTTTGTTTTATTTTTCCTATAAAGTTTTTTATTTCTTTAGTAACCATCTCTAAAGTTGGTATAAAGTCACTTGTTTTTAAAACATTTCCAGTTATGTCATCAGTATCTGTACTTAATCCAAAAGTTACTTCAGCAAGATAAACTTTATCGTTTGGAAGGAACTTAAAAAGTTTTGTTGCTTCATTTATTCCAATTACTACAACACCGCTAGCAAATGGATCTAGGGTCCCGCTATGACCAATTTTTTTTATACTAAGAGACTTACGTAACATTGCAACAACATCATGTGATGTGCAACCAACAGGTTTATTAATATTTAAGAAACCAAAAACTTTAAACCTCTTTCCGTTTAATCTTTTCTAAAAGCTCTGTAATTTTTTGCCCACGCTCTAATGAATCATCTAACTTAAATATTAGCTCTGGTGCAAATCTTATACCAAGTCTTCTGCATATTTCACCTCTTAAAAACCCCCTGGCATTTTCAAGTGCTGCAAGCGTACCTACTTTTTGAGACTCTTCCCCATAGACACTAAAATAAACCTTTACATTACGCAGGTCACCAGAAACT
This region of Candidatus Melainabacteria bacterium genomic DNA includes:
- a CDS encoding CPBP family intramembrane metalloprotease, which produces MNYKREKVLWSAITPQMVILLISIVWIWVLPKSNPIRYFNFSTKVILEGALTGVCLSLAGYLVYKLAGKIKRFSVLTELFDEVLSPVFKDLMLIDFLLLSLTSSFCEEILFRGLLLPSIGIILSSVAFGLLHLPGMKYWFYAVWATCSGLLLGWLFIFSGSLWLPITAHAVNNFIGLVLLKNLQKKKKKL
- the truB gene encoding tRNA pseudouridine(55) synthase TruB; the protein is MNKPVGCTSHDVVAMLRKSLSIKKIGHSGTLDPFASGVVVIGINEATKLFKFLPNDKVYLAEVTFGLSTDTDDITGNVLKTSDFIPTLEMVTKEIKNFIGKIKQKPPIYSAIKIDGCRAYDLAREKKITLDDIEEKEVEIYSIEIVSFVKNKIKLKIHCSNGTYIRSFARDLGKQLNTYATLSSLVRTKVGKCFLFNKSINPKSVNVSNVVNYLISPLLVLNFPHIYLNSKQIDDVCHGKSIKVDLLNNVETLHAMSLLDNNNKLIAIGSLTKGCIIKPQKVFIKK
- the rbfA gene encoding 30S ribosome-binding factor RbfA gives rise to the protein MKSYNRPRRISQQIKRELSEIIQRNEIKDDRLSGIISITDVEVSGDLRNVKVYFSVYGEESQKVGTLAALENARGFLRGEICRRLGIRFAPELIFKLDDSLERGQKITELLEKIKRKEV